One genomic segment of Protaetiibacter intestinalis includes these proteins:
- a CDS encoding phosphotransferase — MARSHLTLAALATSAVAELDAVGAAPFGSRGRGDFDSAIVTGRDGRLWMVRVPRSERAEQEQSADLVALGALSQGVRARLPFEVTRFAGQAPVGGTRAVVSEFVAGTPVSLTAIDLELATSIGEAIAAVHALPTSLVTDAGLPAHSAADAHRASLAVIDRATATGLVPAALARRWQEAGDDEGLWQFTPTVINGSLNAASFLASAGDVTGVLGWHGLRVGDPARDLSWALGSRREGIADAVFDAYTRVRGSVDRRLRQRATLASELEVALWLLHGTDTRSTETVDDAVRMMSKLVDDVLGDATDSIGPQTLPILAVDEVEALLDRAERSAS, encoded by the coding sequence ATGGCCAGATCCCACCTCACTCTAGCGGCGCTCGCCACCTCGGCCGTCGCCGAGCTCGACGCCGTGGGCGCCGCCCCCTTCGGCTCGCGGGGTCGCGGCGACTTCGACTCCGCGATCGTGACGGGACGCGACGGCCGGCTCTGGATGGTGCGCGTGCCGCGCTCCGAACGCGCCGAGCAGGAGCAGTCCGCCGACCTCGTGGCCCTCGGCGCGCTCAGCCAGGGCGTGCGCGCCCGGCTGCCGTTCGAGGTCACCCGCTTCGCCGGCCAGGCCCCCGTCGGCGGCACCCGCGCCGTCGTCTCCGAGTTCGTGGCGGGCACGCCCGTGAGCCTCACCGCGATCGACCTCGAGCTCGCGACCTCGATCGGCGAGGCGATCGCCGCCGTCCACGCCCTCCCCACGAGCCTCGTGACGGATGCCGGGCTCCCCGCCCACAGCGCCGCCGACGCGCACCGCGCCTCGCTCGCCGTCATCGACCGGGCCACCGCCACGGGCCTCGTGCCCGCGGCACTCGCCCGCCGCTGGCAGGAGGCCGGCGACGACGAGGGCCTGTGGCAGTTCACCCCCACCGTCATCAACGGCTCGCTGAACGCGGCATCGTTCCTCGCCTCCGCGGGCGACGTCACGGGCGTGCTCGGCTGGCACGGCCTGCGGGTCGGCGACCCGGCCCGCGACCTGTCGTGGGCGCTGGGCTCTCGCCGCGAGGGCATCGCCGACGCCGTCTTCGACGCCTACACGCGCGTGCGCGGCTCCGTCGACCGGCGCCTGCGCCAGCGCGCGACCCTCGCCTCCGAGCTCGAGGTGGCGCTCTGGCTGCTGCACGGCACCGACACGCGCTCGACGGAGACGGTCGACGACGCCGTGCGGATGATGTCGAAGCTCGTCGACGACGTGCTGGGCGACGCGACCGACTCGATCGGCCCGCAGACGCTGCCGATCCTCGCCGTCGACGAGGTCGAGGCGCTGCTCGACCGCGCGGAGCGCTCCGCCAGCTGA
- the nudC gene encoding NAD(+) diphosphatase, whose amino-acid sequence MSGSRVPSGRGAPRPPLAPPLARFDLDRDYLSRAGGVEGLLADPAARLVVLHDGRALGASRDALALVPAARVGEVDPDAVVFLGRARSDAPDLAAGAPVLALDAGDELAATLDGEWLELRGVGARLGARDAGIFAQALALANWHAASGFSPGTGTVTRVGQSGWVRIDPDTGREHYPRTDPAVIVAVLDDEDRILLGSNVEWGAGRFSLLAGFVEPGESLEAAVVREIFEEAGVVVADPVYLGSQPWPFPASLMLGFEARIAAGTPSEPTPDGTELRELRWFTREQLAADAEAGRVTLPRSASIARAIIEDWYGGALPDGAEG is encoded by the coding sequence ATGAGCGGGTCGCGAGTGCCGTCGGGCCGCGGTGCGCCGCGCCCGCCGCTCGCACCGCCGCTCGCCCGCTTCGACCTCGACCGCGACTACCTGAGCCGCGCGGGCGGTGTCGAGGGTCTGCTCGCGGACCCCGCGGCGCGGCTCGTGGTGCTGCACGACGGGCGCGCGCTCGGCGCCTCGCGCGACGCCCTCGCCCTCGTGCCCGCGGCGCGCGTCGGCGAGGTGGATCCCGACGCGGTCGTCTTCCTCGGCCGTGCCCGCAGCGACGCCCCCGACCTCGCGGCGGGCGCCCCGGTGCTCGCCCTCGACGCGGGCGACGAGCTCGCCGCGACGCTCGACGGCGAGTGGCTCGAGCTGCGCGGTGTCGGCGCACGGCTCGGCGCGCGCGACGCCGGCATCTTCGCCCAGGCGCTCGCCCTCGCCAACTGGCACGCGGCATCCGGTTTCTCGCCCGGCACGGGCACCGTCACCCGCGTCGGCCAGTCCGGCTGGGTGCGCATCGACCCCGACACGGGTCGCGAGCACTACCCGCGCACCGACCCGGCCGTCATCGTGGCGGTGCTCGACGACGAGGATCGCATCCTGCTCGGCTCGAACGTCGAGTGGGGTGCGGGTCGATTCTCGCTGCTCGCGGGCTTCGTCGAGCCGGGGGAGTCGCTCGAGGCGGCCGTCGTGCGCGAGATCTTCGAGGAGGCGGGCGTCGTGGTCGCCGACCCCGTGTACCTCGGCAGCCAGCCGTGGCCGTTCCCGGCCTCCCTCATGCTCGGCTTCGAGGCGCGCATCGCGGCGGGCACCCCGAGCGAGCCGACCCCCGACGGCACCGAACTGCGCGAGCTGCGCTGGTTCACGCGTGAACAGCTCGCGGCGGATGCCGAGGCCGGACGCGTGACGCTGCCGCGTTCGGCGTCGATCGCGCGGGCGATCATCGAGGACTGGTACGGCGGCGCCCTCCCGGACGGGGCGGAGGGGTGA